The genomic DNA TCTCAGGATGGGCTCGGATGATGTGGGCGTAGAGCTCGTCGTGGCGCCGCACGGCGTCGAAGATCATCGTGTCGTTGCTGTGGCGTCGCCAGTTGAAGAGCACCTTGGGGACGCGCACGCCGCGGAATCCGCGCGACGCGAGTGCGATCCACAGCTCCCAGTCCTCGTATCCCAGGCGCATTGTCTCGTCGAAGGGGGCGCGCGGCCGGGCGGCATCGCCTGCGGAGAGCGTGTCGATCGCGCCCCAGCGGACGAGGCACGTGACGGGGTGGAGGTTGGTGATGAGCAGGAGGTCGGGGTCCCACTCGGGGACTTTCCAGGTGCCGTGGCCGAGTTCGACGAGGCGTTCCTGGCAATAGGCGTGCGAGACGTCGGACGGGGCGTCGCCGAGCGCGTCGGCGAGTTCCTTTGCGAATGTCTCTTCGATGAAGTCGTCGGCGTCGAGAAAGGCCAGATACTCGGCGTGCCAGTCGCGTCCGAGTTCGCGTGCTCGCGCGATTCCCGCGTTGCGAGCCGCGGGAAGGCCCCTGTTCACCTGGTGCATCACGTGGACGCGATCTGATGCGAGGGCATCGCATGCGTCGGGGGTTGAGCCGTCGGTCGAGCCGTCATCGACGATGACGACGCGGACGTCGGCATCGCGTTGGCGCAGGCACGACTCGACCGCGGCGGCGACAAATCGCCCGTGGTTGAAACAGGGGATGACGAACGTGACCCGGGGTTCGGGCATCTTTTCTCCGGGTGGGCGTGCGGCACTTCGGCACGGGCCACGGACAGTTCAGGATCGTGTGAACCATCCTAGTTCCCGCCCACACCCCCCGCCAGAACGCCCGAACAAGTCCCGCTACACACGCGGTGCTCCAGCCGCTTTATGATCCCCCTCCCATGTCTCCCTTCTGGATCTTCGCAAAGGGCATGTTCCGCGACCGTGCCGCACTCATCGGCTCGGTCGCGTTCGCCTTCATTTCGGCCGGGAGCATGGGTGGCGGGCTTGTTGCGATCGCCCCGGTGCTGAAGACGTTGCTCGAGCCGGGGGGCCGGTCGCTTCAGGACCTCGCGCGGGAG from Phycisphaeraceae bacterium includes the following:
- a CDS encoding glycosyltransferase family 2 protein; translated protein: MPEPRVTFVIPCFNHGRFVAAAVESCLRQRDADVRVVIVDDGSTDGSTPDACDALASDRVHVMHQVNRGLPAARNAGIARARELGRDWHAEYLAFLDADDFIEETFAKELADALGDAPSDVSHAYCQERLVELGHGTWKVPEWDPDLLLITNLHPVTCLVRWGAIDTLSAGDAARPRAPFDETMRLGYEDWELWIALASRGFRGVRVPKVLFNWRRHSNDTMIFDAVRRHDELYAHIIRAHPEMYGPRLETLLRRTNNMLRAWNMNWLDESGEPIPLINLKRARDELVRLREHHHRLGADVGTLKARAEQAEREALTLAAERDVARDEAARLRASNARIANEYERMGAVRLHHASHRLLASLPSFLSRPLKRAAGLTTRLIASAIGAGRDQSRDRAQAPPEMQQEAQRNTLPAGVVPPDPLAPCAPGGSTIEHAPDPTRRHTPGARTP